The following proteins are encoded in a genomic region of Arachis ipaensis cultivar K30076 chromosome B02, Araip1.1, whole genome shotgun sequence:
- the LOC107628427 gene encoding dof zinc finger protein DOF2.4-like: MVFTSIPAAYLEAAANWQQHQQQQQNHQPSGNSGGSTSPQLLPPPPPPPPQPQPHGAGGGAGSIRPGSMADRARMANLPMPEASLRCPRCESTNTKFCYFNNYSLSQPRHFCKTCRRYWTRGGALRNVPVGGGCRRNKRSKGGGGGTSRSPAASSDRQTGSASSTNSVSSNSTGDIVGLGPSMPPLRFMAPLHHHQLTDFATGSGTDIPLNYNLMNYTSISGSMGAVGLGDLSFQIGNPLAAASGGSGGGASGGSSLLSGLEQWRIPQQFPFMAGLEGSSHGGGNNNGGGLLYPFEGSAEISGYVRPKVSTSMVLTQLASVKMEDSRELNNVSSGQFLMGSIGNNNNNTTTSNNNVPTHEQYWNGATGTSASASWTELSGFSSSSTTSNNQL, translated from the exons ATGGTTTTCACTTCAATTCCAGCAGCTTATCTTGAAGCAGCAGCCAACTGGCAGCAGCATCAACAG CAACAACAAAATCATCAACCTAGTGGCAACTCTGGTGGTTCTACATCTCCTCAGCTTCTTCCACCGCCACCTCCTCCGCCACCACAACCTCAACCTCATGGAGCAGGAGGAGGAGCCGGCTCCATCAGGCCAGGCTCGATGGCGGATAGGGCAAGGATGGCGAACCTCCCCATGCCCGAGGCTTCACTAAGGTGTCCAAGATGCGAATCAACCAACACAAAGTTTTGCTACTTCAACAATTATAGCCTCTCTCAGCCCCGCCATTTCTGCAAGACCTGTAGAAGGTACTGGACAAGAGGCGGGGCCTTGAGAAACGTCCCCGTCGGCGGAGGATGCAGAAGAAACAAAAGAAGCAAAGGAGGCGGCGGAGGAACTTCCAGATCCCCCGCCGCAAGCTCGGACCGCCAGACGGGGAGTGCCAGCTCAACAAACTCCGTTTCCTCAAACTCAACCGGTGACATAGTGGGCCTCGGCCCATCTATGCCACCATTAAGATTTATGGCTCCATTGCATCATCATCAACTCACAGATTTTGCAACCGGTTCTGGTACAGACATACCCCTAAACTATAACCTAATGAACTATACCTCGATTTCCGGATCAATGGGAGCCGTAGGTTTAGGTGACTTGAGTTTCCAAATAGGAAACCCTTTAGCTGCCGCCTCCGGTGGCAGCGGAGGAGGAGCAAGTGGTGGCTCTTCTCTCTTATCTGGATTAGAACAATGGAGGATTCCACAACAGTTTCCATTCATGGCTGGTTTGGAAGGTTCTTCACATGGTGGTGGTAACAATAATGGTGGTGGATTATTATACCCTTTTGAAGGAAGTGCTGAGATAAGTGGTTATGTGAGGCCAAAGGTTTCAACTTCTATGGTGTTAACACAATTGGCTTCGGTGAAAATGGAAGATTCTAGAGAACTTAATAATGTTTCTTCTGGACAGTTCTTGATGGGAAGCATtggcaacaataacaacaacaccaCCACCAGCAACAACAATGTTCCAACACATGAACAATATTGGAATGGTGCTACTGGAACTTCTGCTTCAGCTTCTTGGACTGAACTTTCTGGTTTTAGTTCTTCTTCCACTACAAGCAATAACCAACTATAG